In Bradysia coprophila strain Holo2 unplaced genomic scaffold, BU_Bcop_v1 contig_358, whole genome shotgun sequence, one DNA window encodes the following:
- the LOC119081406 gene encoding cytokine receptor-like: protein MNALFWLVAVFILRQVNGYGRNYPTGTVYKEVNSTITILCIIDLDNPQSEGLNSSYLSFKLNNDLNREEVRILNASTIEMTIVNAPPQELVATCYLRSFGVDMTRVYVGYKPKPVINFRCVSYNWQNMKCSFERSSNPVASRYELSYYFDVRSTVTNRCVLKVDFNRTYYCTLVFGGTDALYRQHYRYYYFNLTSTNDLGVLSEYFTIDNFGIVIPDPVESLVAKKITTDSAVIEWKIPYQLKTYPGGLTHLVNYTSEFSNGVWKQLYISNDPQLTNEILLKDLEFANVWYDVRVSTQVHNATYKDVWSNFTSITFRTLSRRPDEPPKVDKSGFNIDDNGNIYLYWKEIPNSKKNGNNPTYNITIENGAPSTIRPNITTNTMAKFDRMTAYMHNDLVFHIRSTNDEGNSQMASVIVVPRASHRLKPPMQIKKILHYRVYQLSWKAPPFSDEIESYTVFWCATKNEFLNQCDGSINYERVHKYITNFTHSSNETLNFAVASNSKRSSSGMVWARCTAGSINDIGKLSTIWIAKIESTSIEFKWTLECVDQAIVNGFNLTYCPIKDPKTENCKEGTERYINITKSDSFGYTLTDLTPYTTYKTVISMYSFQRVSPGPPSEPLINTTLEAAPSPPRNLEYSNVTDTSVTLHWDIPEHINGVLMKYKVWYNSNFKEVDKHHVTPNMTYTLTGLNSYTKYDILVTARTFADSNRSNIVTIETKVGAPGNLTTPILLDIDDEVSILWDPPETPNGKVQYYEVQFVNKIGDTEYEYISSDIRGNRCTYNFKKCELGVEKRSFRVRAVNVVNSPFDSHRIDRHDLGFDTHACKEAYNHQDFTYVNKHATILNGNWSSPMHIYCNSSDYAKGGWYVLWTFVFIVGCGVAFVSFLMMKKFKRMKDIGVELPAGLEDIKEEAKTKGGLAFDCNIVPRQENTKQNHYSTVPNEQEQSLLRNRQESGSSQGTDNLSGHCEYNEAVDDSESEQQNDDDSTAQTISESLDLPKNSPTPLMAMPKLSPLKKDPIIVAPMNPTIMPLTSNNYISEAFLRSPPAAAPAPLTSNGYVTHDAVVRASPGYTSWTVATTRPTVPPADESKVKTPVGATTDIQGISGYVTHKQLSDFGQSIQ from the exons ATGAACGCTCTATTTTGGTTGGTTGctgttttcattttacgtCAAGTCAATGGCTATGGAC gaAACTACCCGACCGGAACTGTCTACAAGGAGGTGAATAGCACAATAACGATACTATGCATAATAGATTTGGACAATCCCCAATCAGAAGGTCTGAACAGTTCCTATTTATCGTTTAAACTGAACAATGATCTAAATCGCGAAGAAGTGCGG ATACTGAATGCATCCACAATTGAAATGACTATTGTCAATGCTCCACCACAAGAGCTAGTAGCAACCTGTTACTTACGCAGCTTCGGCGTGGATATGACAAGAGTGTATGTTG gCTACAAACCGAAGCCAGTGATAAACTTCAGATGTGTTTCGTACAATTGGCAGAATATGAAATGTTCTTTCGAAAGATCATCGAATCCAGTTGCTTCACGATATGAGTTGAGTTATTACTTCGATGTTAGATCGACGGTG ACCAATCGCTGTGTACTGAAAGTAGACTTCAATCGAACATACTATTGCACTTTGGTATTCGGTGGTACGGATGCTCTATATCGGCAACATTACCGTTATTACTATTTCAATCTGACTTCAACGAATGACCTTGGTGTTCTAAGCGAATATTTTACTATTGACAACTTTGGCATTG TCATCCCTGACCCCGTTGAAAGTTTGGTGGCGAAGAAGATAACCACAGACAGTGCTGttattgaatggaaaattcCCTACCAACTGAAGACATACCCAGGAG GTTTAACTCATCTCGTCAACTACACATCCGAATTCAGCAATGGTGTCTGGAAACAATTGTACATTTCGAACGATCCCCAGTTGACCAATGAGATTTTACTAAAAGATCTGGAATTCGCCAATGTGTGGTACGATGTGAGAGTGTCAACACAGGTACATAATGCCACATACAAAGATGTGTGGTCCAATTTTACGTCGATAACATTCCGAACGTTATCTCGCCGACCGGACGAACCGCCAAAAGTTGATAAAAGCGGATTCAATATTGACGACAATGGGAACATTTATTTGTATTGGAAGGAGATTCCAAATTCGAAGAAAAACGGAAACAATCCAACGTACAATATTACCATTGAAAACGGTGCTCCGTC TACTATTCGACCAAACATTACTACGAATACGATGGCTAAATTCGATCGTATGACTGCGTATATGCACAACGATTTGGTTTTCCACATTCGAAGCACCAACGACGAAGGAAATTCGCAAATGGCAAGTGTAATTGTTGTGCCAAGAGCTTCGCATCGTCTCAAACCTCCCATGCAAATCAAGAAGATATTGCACTACCGCGTTTATCAATTGTCTTGGAAGGCACCTCCATTTAGCGACGAAATCGAAAGCTACACAGTTTTCTGGTGTGCaacgaaaaacgaatttcTGAATCAGTGTGAT GGTTCGATAAACTATGAACGAGTTCACAAATATATTACGAATTTTACGCATTCATCGAACGAAACATTGAATTTTGCTGTTGCTTCCAATTCAAAACGTTCAAGTTCTGGTATGGTATGGGCACGATGCACAGCCGGATCCATCAACG ACATCGGCAAACTATCCACGATTTGGATAGCCAAAATTGAATCGACATCGATTGAATTCAAGTGGACTCTAGAATGTGTGGATCAAGCAATTGTGAACGGTTTCAATTTGACCTATTGTCCCATAAAGGATCCCAAAACTGAGAACTGTAAAGAGGGTACCGAAAGATACATCAACATCACAAAAAGTGATTCGTTCGGCTATACATTAACCGATTTGACCCCGTACACAACATACAAAACTGTTATTTCCATGTATTCGTTTCAACGTGTATCACCGGGTCCGCCATCTGAACCACTAATCAATACCACATTAGAAGCAGCTCCATCTCCGCCGAGAAATTTGGAATATTCCAATGTCACAGACACATCGGTCACATTACATTGGGACATTCCGGAGCACATCAACGGTGTGCTTATGAAGTACAAGGTGTGGTATAATAGCAACTTTAAAGAAGTTGACAAACACCATGTCACCCCGAATATGACGTACACCCTGACCGGCTTGAACAGTTATACCAAGTATGACATATTGGTAACAGCTCGTACATTTGCCGACTCAAATCGAAGTAATATTGTAACCATTGAAACCAAAGTTGGTGCTCCTGGTAACCTAACAACACCAATATTGCTGGACATCGACGATGAGGTTTCAATTTTGTGGGACCCTCCGGAGACACCGAATGGAAAAGTACAATATTACGAGGtacaatttgtaaacaaaatcgGCGACACAGAGTATGAATACATTAGCAGCGACATAAGAGGAAACAGATGCACGTACAATTTCAAGAAATGTGAGCTTGGTGTGGAAAAACGATCATTCCGCGTTCGTGCAGTCAATGTTGTTAATTCGCCATTCGATTCACATCGAATCGATCGTCATGACCTTGGTTTCGATACACATGCTTGTAAGGAAGCATACAATCATCAGGACTTTACTTACGTAAATAAACATGCAACAATACTGAATGGCAATTGGTCGTCTCCAATGCACATTTATTGTAATTCATCGGATTATGCGAAGGGAGGATGGTATGTGCTGTGGACATTCGTTTTCATTGTCGGCTGTGGCGTGGCCTTCGTGTCATTCCTTATGATGAAAAAGTTTAAGAGAATGAAAGACATCGGTGTAGAACTACCGGCTGGCTTAGAAGACATCAAAGAGGAAGCCAAGACGAAAGGAGGATTGGCGTTCGATTGCAATATTGTTCCCCGGCAAGAAAACACTAAGCAAAACCATTATTCGACGGTGCCGAATGAGCAGGAACAAAGTCTTTTACGAAACCGACAAGAATCAGGAAGTAGTCAAGGCACTGACAATTTGAGCGGACACTGCGAATATAATGAAGCAGTCGACGATTCGGAATCTGAACAACAAAATGATGATGACAGCACAGCACAAACAATTTCCGAGAGTCTGGATCTACCAAAG AATTCGCCCACTCCGTTAATGGCAATGCCAAAACTGTCACCACTCAAAAAAGATCCGATAATTGTCGCACCAATGAATCCAACCATAATGCCATTGACATCAAACAATTACATCAGCGAAGCATTCTTGAGGTCGCCTCCAGCCGCTGCACCAGCTCCGTTAACATCGAATGGTTACGTTACACACGATGCTGTTGTTAGG gctTCTCCTGGCTACACAAGTTGGACTGTAGCTACGACTCGACCAACCGTGCCACCTGCTGACGAATCTAAAGTTAAAACACCAGTTGGTGCAACAACAGATATACAAGGAATATCGG gCTACGTAACACACAAACAACTATCAGATTTCGGTCAAtcaatacaataa
- the LOC119081486 gene encoding MICOS complex subunit MIC25, translating into MGAGMSGAPRTVTIENDNPVGVVDISDAVVQRLKNQHAKIQQAEQKYAETTPVPVASPSQVPTALPASPQTTTVYYGEPTITALEVRRQKEQELRNNDLYWAKRLSQLEQTLQKTNSILEKEYNAAVDDVRSRFQNAAPQHQLPPCKEFKEKLVACYKQHPTETLMCSQQVAEFMQCVDRHRIKILDEKHASANQSRAATSAPAGA; encoded by the coding sequence ATGGGTGCTGGAATGTCTGGTGCACCACGCACCGTCACCATCGAGAATGACAATCCAGTCGGCGTTGTTGATATATCCGATGCAGTTGTTCAACGTTTGAAAAATCAACACGCAAAAATTCAGCAAGctgaacaaaaatatgccGAAACGACACCTGTCCCAGTTGCAAGTCCATCACAAGTCCCGACAGCGCTGCCAGCGTCTCCGCAAACAACAACCGTGTATTACGGAGAACCGACGATAACTGCATTGGAAGTGCGTCGACAAAAGGAACAAGAATTACGTAACAATGATTTGTATTGGGCAAAACGTCTATCACAGTTGGAGCAAACACTTCAAAAAACGAACAGTATTTTGGAGAAGGAGTATAATGCCGCTGTCGATGATGTCCGAAGCCGCTTCCAAAATGCGGCACCTCAACATCAATTGCCACCGTGTAaagaattcaaagaaaaattggttgcATGCTACAAGCAACATCCGACCGAAACATTAATGTGTTCCCAGCAGGTAGCTGAGTTTATGCAGTGTGTTGATCGTCATCGTATTAAAATTTTGGATGAGAAACACGCTTCCGCAAATCAATCGAGAGCTGCTACATCAGCTCCGGCAGGCGCATAA